The Limnospira fusiformis SAG 85.79 genomic interval TTGATTATCCAGGTTTTGGCGGATACCTTCAGCCACGGAAACCGTCGAACGTTTGAGTTCTAAAACCGCCACAGCAATACCATTAATATAGAGGACGATATCCGGGCGTTTGGTATGGTTGCCTTTTATGGTCACTTCTTCCACCACATAAAAGCGATTTTTTTGGGGATTTTCCCAATCAATCAGCCACACGGTTTGAGTTTGTTCACCCGCCCCCGTTTCACCTTCACCCCATAACGCAGCAGGCGATAAACGGCCTTATTAGCATCATAAAGGTTTTGGTTTTCTGCCAAGGCTGCGGCTTTATCCAGTTCTCTGATAGTTTTATTAATTAGGGTTTCCTCAACGCCTCGCCCGGTGAGCCATTGGGTTAAATATTCCGCTTCAATATTGCGGTTATTTTCTCGGTCTTTCCAGTTTCCCAGATAGGTATAAACCAGGTGATTTTGAAACAGTTTAATCACTCGGTTTTGGGTGAGTCTTTCCAGTTGTCCAACTTTAATCATAATTTTGTCCTTGGGTGGTAATTTTGAGTAAATATAGCCAACCTACCTGAGTCCGTGCAAAAAATGTTCGCCTACAATCCAGATAGGACAATAGCCCAGAGTTCACGTCTCATTAGGACTAGCTATATCTGCCATAATTTCCTGCTATGGGTTGCTGTCGTTTGGATATATTCAGCAATTGAGCGCGAATAAATTGAGGTTTATTTGGGTTCATGTCAAACTTTCTAAGTAAGGTCGCATTACATTCCGCATTCTGCAAACTTTAGCATAATACCAGAGTTCATCCATTGAGCAGCGTTGTTGTTGCCAACATTCTCGCAAGGCTTCTAGGGCAATATCTAAGCCTATTTTATGGCGAAATTTAAAGCAATCTACTACTGTTTTAGGCATGCTATAAATAGGGACGTTACATCCTTCTATTTGATGATTTTCGACTCCTTCGATTAGAGATAAACCGGACATATCAACAATTCACAGTGGCAAAAGTTTCTCTTGCGGATGACGTGATTTTTGAGGAATAGCTAACCAAATTTCCCAGGGATTTTGGGTGGTGATTTTATGAAAACTCAACGCAGACAACAAGCAAATAGTTCCTTTAGGGACTCGCTGAGTGGCTTCAACAAGGCTATGGTTTTCGGTGATGTCTGCTTTCGGATAAGTATATATTCCGCGTCCAGAGCGAATCAAAAGGCTTTGTTCTTCCAGTCGTTTAAGCGATTTGCGATGAATTCCCTGTTTGGCTAGGTCTTTGGCGCAAATAACTCCCTTTTTTAGTGCTATCTTTAGCACGATTTTGCGGTTTGATGGTGACATTTTAAGTTAAGATACAAGGCAATTTGTGATAAAGTGCAGGTATTTACAAACAAGTACCTACATTTTATCATATATCATTAACAATTAACCGCTTTCTCCCGGTTAACAATTCCTGCATCATTCCCTTTTTTATCCATTCGGTTTTGGCGCGACGTTTTTCTAACGCTGCTATTTCTTTATCCATATATGACAGGACAGAGGCGATCGCTTTTTGTTCCGCAAGGGGTGGGATTGCAACTGTAAATTCCAGCAATTCTTTAACGGTTATATTTGCTTGATTTGCATTGCCTCTAAATATTTTCTCGATATGATTTATATATTCAGGCTTTTTTAAACTATTATACAAAAAAAATTGAGTTTCCTGGCTAAAATTTTTGGATCGAATAATTATTGCATTCTGATT includes:
- a CDS encoding type IV toxin-antitoxin system AbiEi family antitoxin domain-containing protein — translated: MPKTVVDCFKFRHKIGLDIALEALRECWQQQRCSMDELWYYAKVCRMRNVMRPYLESLT
- a CDS encoding restriction endonuclease subunit S, which encodes MCLTHPTGTAGSLLNQNAIIIRSKNFSQETQFFLYNSLKKPEYINHIEKIFRGNANQANITVKELLEFTVAIPPLAEQKAIASVLSYMDKEIAALEKRRAKTEWIKKGMMQELLTGRKRLIVNDI
- a CDS encoding type IV toxin-antitoxin system AbiEi family antitoxin domain-containing protein produces the protein MSPSNRKIVLKIALKKGVICAKDLAKQGIHRKSLKRLEEQSLLIRSGRGIYTYPKADITENHSLVEATQRVPKGTICLLSALSFHKITTQNPWEIWLAIPQKSRHPQEKLLPL